The following coding sequences lie in one Drosophila sulfurigaster albostrigata strain 15112-1811.04 chromosome 2R, ASM2355843v2, whole genome shotgun sequence genomic window:
- the LOC133836245 gene encoding elastase-1 isoform X1: MKAGSHSNRKCGILIIIAAVAAINLLDSHKCHAVPIVGGRIVASEGSSISKYPYMVSLQDAHYAYGNNRNASLKWIYQHFCGGSLISERWILSAAHCVWRKNIHQIVAFIGYENIENVHDLEPYGVERTEYIYFQPSNYRNDIALLQLDREFKSQLSSNLQYAQLPPQGMKPHSNESCRIIGYGATRHAGPSQKQLFEAEVRVIGHQQCRDIIGHIWAPKNGGNTVCALGNNQDSCQGDSGGPLICRYGDGGGEYIYGLVSHGLTCGIKGMPSIYTVTRPYYDWVQLLVQKTWT; the protein is encoded by the exons ATGAAGGCTGGTTCGCATTCCAATCGAAAATGTGGTATCCTAATTATcattgcagcagttgcagcaataAATCTTCTTGATTCGCACAAATGTCACGCTGTACCCATTGTTGGCGGTCGCATTGTTGCCAGCGAGGGCA GCAGCATCTCCAAGTATCCGTATATGGTGTCGCTGCAAGATGCGCACTACGCATATGGCAACAATAGAAATGCGAGTCTAAAATGGATTTATCAGCACTTTTGTGGTGGAAGTTTAATAAGTGAACGCTGGATACTAAGTGCTGCTCACTGCGTATGGAGAAA AAACATTCATCAGATTGTGGCCTTTATTGGATATGAGAACATTGAAAATGTGCATGATCTTGAACCGTATGGCGTGGAAAGAACTGAGTATATTTACTTTCAACC TTCCAACTACCGCAACGATATTGCTTTACTCCAATTGGATCGTGAATTCAAAAGCCAACTCAGCAGCAATTTACAATACGCTCAGCTGCCGCCACAGGGCATGAAACCGCACAGCAATG AATCGTGTCGCATTATTGGCTATGGCGCCACACGGCATGCAGGACCATCGCAAAAGCAGCTCTTTGAGGCCGAGGTGCGTGTCATTGGCCATCAGCAGTGTCGCGACATTATTGGCCACATTTGGGCGCCCAAGAATGGCGGCAATACGGTTTGTGCGCTGGGCAACAATCAGGATTCGTGCCAAGGCGATTCGGGTGGACCGTTGATATGTCGGTATGGTGATGGCGGAGGTGAATATATCTATGGTCTGGTATCGCATGGTCTGACCTGTGGCATCAAGGGAATGCCCAGCATCTATACGGTGACGCGACCCTATTACGATTGGGTTCAGCTGTTGGTGCAAAAGACCTGgacatga
- the LOC133836248 gene encoding golgin subfamily A member 7 — protein sequence MSQGGGTPSAGNPTILHAGKVFIQRDYSDGTSVKFHTRLPPELEGMIERHVFEATINRLNEFYAEAEEGSCGTYCEGCIGCITAYLIYMCSETHYEKTLRKISKFVASQNERIYNPKGLQLIDPTFRGLRVIEITIFDRPGRT from the exons ATGTCACAAGGCGGTGGCACACCATCGGCTGGGAATCCAACAATCCTGCATGCTGGCAAAGTGTTCATACAACGCGACTATAGCGATGGCACATCGGTCAAATTTCATACACGGCTTCCCCCTGAGCTGGAGGGCatg ATCGAACGTCATGTGTTCGAGGCCACCATTAACAGGCTTAACGAATTTTATGCCGAGGCCGAGGAGGGATCATGTGGCACTTACTGCGAAGGTTGTATAGGTTGTATTACGGCATATTTGATCTACATGTGCTCCGAGACACATTACGAAAAg ACGCTGCGTAAAATATCCAAATTTGTTGCTTCCCAAAATGAGCGCATTTATAATCCAAAGGGACTGCAATTGATTGATCCAACATTTCGTGGTCTTCGTGTTATAGAAATAACCATATTTGATCGTCCAGGGCGAACGTGA
- the LOC133836244 gene encoding organic cation transporter protein: protein MAISKDAKLEKTRELISEQGMKDLLTKQLEIVGSGGAFVWAIFFLCVTPNILNGFHVSSYTLIGHQPDDPRCNVDDLRASNWTLEQKRSITERELEREKGCKVWDWDYRHLSGMSFEDAQNYTTRLALINKPANVSCKVKGNYEYLNPESTFVTDWDLVCDREIQRTSAQVSISLGKFCGSFSFGILADKFGRKTSFTLGAAFYIVGSIMCSFSPWYSLFLVGRFALGAASSGIFYPAFTMIVENICLKHRSWMSIAFSASYPVGMIMLAITGYLIQPWRYLQLALTIPSMLLILNCYLMNESPRWLITKKRYDRVYRILFKQPSHYEVQPAIAPATEIVSDKKTLEPTSNDSLGQKLKNGPLKSIIELFSNPKVRKLIFTSYFMFCVTSLSYYVTALNADNMKVSRYLFIIATGLVDIPSYLVPVFMLRFTGRRITTMFLFMWTGVSLLLVLAVPAGNTTWIVIFALLGRFGISATYSVVTLYTAELYPTEIRNSALGTCSTWAHVGSISAPYVVDVLGALGWYIPTTICGCCVLVAGLLTLTLPETGTGKLSDKVEDSASSSTEVKAEKQ from the exons ATGGCGATATCAAAGGACGCAAAACTGGAGAAGACGCGAGAGCTGATCAGCGAACAGGGCATGAAGGATTTGCTCACCAAGCAGTTGGAAATTGTGGGAAGTGGCGGAGCCTTTGTTTG GGCAATCTTCTTTCTCTGCGTCACCCCCAACATATTGAACGGTTTCCATGTGTCCTCCTACACACTGATTGGTCATCAACCTGACGATCCTCGGTGCAATGTTGATGATCTGCGTGCTTCAAACTGGACGCTGGAGCAGAAACGCAGCATCACAGAACGGGAATTGGAAAGGGAGAAAGGTTGCAAGGTCTGGGATTGGGATTATAGGCACCTGAGTGGCATGTCCTTTGAGGATGCTCAGAACTACACGACACGCTTGGCCCTGATCAATAAACCCGCTAATGTCTCCTGCAAAGTGAAGGGCAACTACGAGTATCTGAACCCAGAGAGCACTTTTGTCACAGACTGGGACTTGGTCTGTGATCGCGAGATTCAAAGGACTTCCGCACAGGTTTCCATCTCGCTGGGCAAGTTCTGTGGCTCCTTCTCCTTTGGCATTCTTGCTGACAa ATTTGGCCGCAAGACTTCCTTCACGTTGGGCGCCGCTTTCTACATAGTGGGCAGCATCATGTGCAGCTTCTCGCCTTGGTACAGTCTCTTCCTGGTGGGACGTTTTGCTCTCGGCGCTGCCTCCTCGGGTATCTTCTATCCAGCATTTACCATGA TTGTGGAAAACATTTGTTTGAAGCATCGTTCGTGGATGTCCATTGCCTTCTCCGCCTCGTATCCTGTGGGCATGATCATGCTGgcgattacagggtatctgatACAACCGTGGCGCTATCTGCAGCTGGCACTCACGATACCCTCGATGCTGCTCATACTCAACTGCTA CTTAATGAATGAATCACCAAGATGGTTGATCACCAAGAAGCGCTACGATCGCGTCTATCGGATTCTCTTCAAGCAGCCCAGTCACTATGAGGTTCAGCCAGCAATCGCCCCAGCCACCGAAATTGTTAGCGATAAGAAAACA cTGGAACCCACTTCAAATGATTCACTTGGTCAGAAGCTAAAGAACGGTCCACTCAAGTCCATCATTGAGCTCTTCTCGAACCCGAAAGTGCGCAAATTGATCTTCACATCGTACTTTATGTTCTGCGTTACTTCGCTGAGTTACTATGTGACAG CTCTGAATGCGGACAACATGAAAGTGAGTCGCTATCTGTTTATTATAGCCACCGGCTTGGTGGATATTCCTTCGTATCTGGTGCCCGTGTTTATGCTGCGCTTCACTGGACGTCGCATCACCACGATGTTTCTCTTCATGTGGACTGGAGTCTCGTTGCTCCTGGTGCTCGCTGTGCCCGCTGGCAACACCACGTGGATTGTGATATTTGCGCTGCTGGGTCGTTTTGGCATCAGTGCCACTTACTCGGTGGTCACACTCTACACCGCCGAACTGTATCCCACAGAGATACGCAACTCGGCATTGGGAACTTGTTCGACGTGGGCGCATGTCGGTTCGATATCGGCGCCATATGTCGTCGATGTGCTCGGTGCCTTGGGCTGGTACATTCCAACAACGATTTGTGGCTGCTGCGTTTTAGTAGCAGGTCTGCTAACACTTACATTGCCCGAGACGGGCACTGGGAAATTGTCGGACAAGGTGGAGGATTCCGCCTCCTCATCGACCGAAGTGAAGGCTGAAAAGCAGTAA
- the LOC133836247 gene encoding protein PDF: protein MELTLDALNTRAVSSCDLPKLPGSTDQNVLLYKSDHNPQWSHSQVSSALLQFVVRVNLFLTMANYNLILAILVLISCSLVVATPDEERYMEKEYNRDLFDWINNAARYAPLQAAGNPCKYYPYYLANALPNNNMRMPKRNSELINSLLSLPKNMNDAGK from the coding sequence ATGGAACTGACACTGGATGCGTTGAATACGCGTGCGGTTTCCAGCTGTGATTTACCTAAGCTGCCTGGTTCAACCGACCAAAATGTCCTGCTATATAAATCAGACCACAATCCTCAATGGTCTCATTCGCAAGTTTCAAGTGCTTTGCTGCAGTTCGTTGTTCGCGTGAATCTCTTTTTGACAATGGCCAACTACAATCTAATTCTGGCTATCTTGGTGTTGATCAGTTGCTCTCTGGTCGTCGCCACACCGGACGAGGAGCGTTACATGGAGAAGGAATACAATCGGGATCTATTCGATTGGATCAATAATGCGGCACGTTATGCCCCACTGCAGGCAGCTGGCAATCCCTGCAAGTATTATCCCTACTATCTGGCCAACGCGTTGCCCAACAACAATATGCGTATGCCAAAGCGCAACTCGGAGTTGATCAATTCGCTGCTTAGTTTGCCCAAAAACATGAACGATGCgggcaaataa
- the LOC133839533 gene encoding integumentary mucin C.1-like: MRIQAIVFGCVLLAICLFRSSEAACASSTCTPDECTEADNAAHISCVAATTTTTTAPTTTSTETPTTKASTNKSWKKWGKFGKRPIIINFGYMAKKSSTDINMRIQTVVLGCVLLALCLIDSTSGTSTTTTTTTTTTEATTTTTSTTSSTTVDSSTSAEYGALVRLKQQLRRLARLKKLRKERQAARRLAAQRLRKALRN; this comes from the exons ATGAGAATTCAAGCTATCGTCTTTGGGTGTGTTCTCTTGGCAATCTGCTTGTTCAGAAGCAGTGAAGCCGCTTGTGCCTCATCAACTTGCACCCCTGATGAGTGCACCGAGGCGGATAATGCAGCACATATTTCCTGTGTAGcggccacaacaacaactacaacagcaccaacaacaacatcaacagaaacaccaacaactaaagcatcaacaaacaaatcatGGAAGAAATGGGGCAAATTTGGAAAGCGACCAATAATTATCAATTTCGGCTATATGgctaaaaa AAGTTCAACTGATATCAACATGCGTATCCAGACCGTAGTCCTTGGTTGTGTCCTCTTGGCTCTTTGCCTGATCGACAGTACTTCTGGTACATCGaccaccaccacaacaacaacaacgaccacagaggcaacaacaacaacaacttccaCAACGAGCAGCACCACCGTGGACTCCTCAACAAGTGCCGAGTATGGTGCTTTGGTTCGTTTGAAGCAGCAGCTTCGTCGCCTTGCCCGCCTGAAAAAATTGAGGAAAGAGCGTCAGGCGGCCAGAAGGCTTGCTGCTCAGAGATTGAGAAAAGCTTTGCGCAATTAA
- the LOC133836245 gene encoding elastase-1 isoform X2, producing the protein MKAGSHSNRKCGILIIIAAVAAINLLDSHKCHAVPIVGGRIVASEGSISKYPYMVSLQDAHYAYGNNRNASLKWIYQHFCGGSLISERWILSAAHCVWRKNIHQIVAFIGYENIENVHDLEPYGVERTEYIYFQPSNYRNDIALLQLDREFKSQLSSNLQYAQLPPQGMKPHSNESCRIIGYGATRHAGPSQKQLFEAEVRVIGHQQCRDIIGHIWAPKNGGNTVCALGNNQDSCQGDSGGPLICRYGDGGGEYIYGLVSHGLTCGIKGMPSIYTVTRPYYDWVQLLVQKTWT; encoded by the exons ATGAAGGCTGGTTCGCATTCCAATCGAAAATGTGGTATCCTAATTATcattgcagcagttgcagcaataAATCTTCTTGATTCGCACAAATGTCACGCTGTACCCATTGTTGGCGGTCGCATTGTTGCCAGCGAGG GCAGCATCTCCAAGTATCCGTATATGGTGTCGCTGCAAGATGCGCACTACGCATATGGCAACAATAGAAATGCGAGTCTAAAATGGATTTATCAGCACTTTTGTGGTGGAAGTTTAATAAGTGAACGCTGGATACTAAGTGCTGCTCACTGCGTATGGAGAAA AAACATTCATCAGATTGTGGCCTTTATTGGATATGAGAACATTGAAAATGTGCATGATCTTGAACCGTATGGCGTGGAAAGAACTGAGTATATTTACTTTCAACC TTCCAACTACCGCAACGATATTGCTTTACTCCAATTGGATCGTGAATTCAAAAGCCAACTCAGCAGCAATTTACAATACGCTCAGCTGCCGCCACAGGGCATGAAACCGCACAGCAATG AATCGTGTCGCATTATTGGCTATGGCGCCACACGGCATGCAGGACCATCGCAAAAGCAGCTCTTTGAGGCCGAGGTGCGTGTCATTGGCCATCAGCAGTGTCGCGACATTATTGGCCACATTTGGGCGCCCAAGAATGGCGGCAATACGGTTTGTGCGCTGGGCAACAATCAGGATTCGTGCCAAGGCGATTCGGGTGGACCGTTGATATGTCGGTATGGTGATGGCGGAGGTGAATATATCTATGGTCTGGTATCGCATGGTCTGACCTGTGGCATCAAGGGAATGCCCAGCATCTATACGGTGACGCGACCCTATTACGATTGGGTTCAGCTGTTGGTGCAAAAGACCTGgacatga
- the LOC133836245 gene encoding serine protease 44 isoform X3: protein MEKIVAFIGYENIENVHDLEPYGVERTEYIYFQPSNYRNDIALLQLDREFKSQLSSNLQYAQLPPQGMKPHSNESCRIIGYGATRHAGPSQKQLFEAEVRVIGHQQCRDIIGHIWAPKNGGNTVCALGNNQDSCQGDSGGPLICRYGDGGGEYIYGLVSHGLTCGIKGMPSIYTVTRPYYDWVQLLVQKTWT, encoded by the exons ATGGAGAAA ATTGTGGCCTTTATTGGATATGAGAACATTGAAAATGTGCATGATCTTGAACCGTATGGCGTGGAAAGAACTGAGTATATTTACTTTCAACC TTCCAACTACCGCAACGATATTGCTTTACTCCAATTGGATCGTGAATTCAAAAGCCAACTCAGCAGCAATTTACAATACGCTCAGCTGCCGCCACAGGGCATGAAACCGCACAGCAATG AATCGTGTCGCATTATTGGCTATGGCGCCACACGGCATGCAGGACCATCGCAAAAGCAGCTCTTTGAGGCCGAGGTGCGTGTCATTGGCCATCAGCAGTGTCGCGACATTATTGGCCACATTTGGGCGCCCAAGAATGGCGGCAATACGGTTTGTGCGCTGGGCAACAATCAGGATTCGTGCCAAGGCGATTCGGGTGGACCGTTGATATGTCGGTATGGTGATGGCGGAGGTGAATATATCTATGGTCTGGTATCGCATGGTCTGACCTGTGGCATCAAGGGAATGCCCAGCATCTATACGGTGACGCGACCCTATTACGATTGGGTTCAGCTGTTGGTGCAAAAGACCTGgacatga